ATCAAAATTTAATGTTTGAATAATGGATTGATTGACTATAACCACTTCTTTCTTATTATCAGGATAAAAAATATGAGCATAATAAGGAAAAGCAATTGAAACTGCTGCAAACAATGTAATACCAATTAAAAAACCTTTGGTTTGAAACCATTTTGGTTTTGCATCAACTTCACAACCACAATCATCGGCATTTTTTGGTTTTAAATAATTATACCAGGCATAGCCAATTGCGATTATAGCTAAACCAATTAAATATGGTCTAAATGGTTCCATCCAAGATAGTGCAGACGCACTTCCTCCAACGCCAGCAATTAATGCTATAACAGGTGGTATGCAACAAGAAGATGCTGCTACAGCAGCAAATAAACCTGTGTATGTTGCATTTTTTGATGTTTTTTCTGTTTTCATTTCTTTATAAATTATGCTGTTTTTCTAATTAATTCTATTGATTTAAAAATGCTACTAAATATCTCTGTTTCATCTCTATTTAAAGAATAGTAAAGCGTTTGACCATCGCGTCTTGAATTGATTATTCCTGCATCTTTGATTTTGCGTATATGTTGTGAGATTGCCGGCATACTCATTTTTAGAATATCTGCTAAATCACAAGGGCATAGCTCATTTTCTAAATTCAATAAATAAAGAATTTTCAATCTTACATCGCTTCCGGCAATTGATAAAAGTTTTGTCATTTTTTGAAAACTTCCTTCCATTTCATCCAATGTCTCCATACAGTTTTGTAACTGCTTATGGTTGGCTTCCGCCCTTGTACAGGTTATTTCTAATTTCATAAGTTATGTTTTACAGGTGCAAATATATAATTAATTACGTAATTAAGCAAATGCTTAAATAGTAAATATCAAATAGTATTAATTATTTCAAATTAGTATAAAATTATTTATTTAAAGTACTCCTATTAAATTTCATCCAAAAATTTCCTGTTCTCACCAACAGAATTTTTAAACTGGGTAGGCGTCATTCCTGTAACTTTTTTAAACTGGTTACTTAAATAAGCAACACTACTATAATGAAGTTTAAAAGCTATTTCACTCAAGGTTAAT
Above is a window of Bizionia sp. M204 DNA encoding:
- a CDS encoding metalloregulator ArsR/SmtB family transcription factor, translated to MKLEITCTRAEANHKQLQNCMETLDEMEGSFQKMTKLLSIAGSDVRLKILYLLNLENELCPCDLADILKMSMPAISQHIRKIKDAGIINSRRDGQTLYYSLNRDETEIFSSIFKSIELIRKTA
- the merTP gene encoding mercuric transport protein MerTP → MKTEKTSKNATYTGLFAAVAASSCCIPPVIALIAGVGGSASALSWMEPFRPYLIGLAIIAIGYAWYNYLKPKNADDCGCEVDAKPKWFQTKGFLIGITLFAAVSIAFPYYAHIFYPDNKKEVVIVNQSIIQTLNFDVKGMTCASCEEHVKHAVNELEGIVKINASYEKANAEVKFDNTKTTKEDIEKAINSTGYKVINKEKDE